A segment of the Chaetodon trifascialis isolate fChaTrf1 chromosome 2, fChaTrf1.hap1, whole genome shotgun sequence genome:
aaaaacaaaaactgtctcACCGATTTAAAATGTTGGATGGCCCAAAACTTTCTTCAACTCAATgaatcagaaacagaaatttTATTGTTCACTCCCCCACATTCCACCTTTCCCACAGAAAACGCCCTGGGCCCACTGTCCACATACATCCAGCCCACTGCCAGAAATTTAGGAATTACATTTGACCTCACCTTCTGACCCCACATTAATAAACTTGTCCAGTCCTGCTTCTTCCAATTACGCACCATCTCCAAAATCAAACCCATGCTCTCATGCACCAACCTGGAAACAATAATACACTCTGCAACTCCCTCTTCTCTGgcataaacaacaaaacactctCTGCTCTTGACTTAAGCATGTTCACCCTGTTTACTGGCCCTCTGTTGGGCCCTAtgctctgtaaagcactttgtaaatcTCGTTTCTTAAGGtcaattaaaacataaaatatgtcCTAAACACaatgaatgtacagtatgtctatTATGTTTATGTCTCATAAATTCTGACTTCAGATGCCATTCAGATGTTATTGAACATGCAGGCACGTTGTGCCGTTCCTGTGCTTGCTCCCTGCCATCAGGTTTATAACACAACATGTAACACATAACAAATGATATGATTTTGCAGACAGATTTTaatgaataagaataagaagTTACAAAACGAGTTAAATCTCTTGTCTGACAGGTTTGGATGCAGGGTTATGGAGGGAGTTTCTTTTCACAGATCCAGAAGCATGAATAAGAACAGGCTTCATCattccagctgttttcagcactAAAGAACTGTATATCTCCACAGTTTTCACTTCTTCCACCGTTAGGCTCCCTATACCCCCAGTagctaaaaaaagagaaaaaaacaattaaacaacaacaacaacaacaacaacaacaacaacagagaattaaaataaaaaagaagtgaaaagcAGTGATCTAATTTGGATTAAAAAATGTGTGAACCTTTCAGTTAAAGGGGTCCCATCCACCCATTTCCATTTcccctctgtttctgtgtcagtcAGACCAATCCACAAGCACTTCTTGAAATGTTTGGCAAAATTCTTGTTTAAAAGGAGAgacataaaatgtaaaaaacctAACAGAGATATAAGTTTTCAATTACACTGATTTAAATGTATCCTCCACCTATGCATGCTCAGACACAGcactcacctcttcttctttACTGTTGATAATAATCAGGTCTGCACCTTTTTGAAGACAGTCATCTCTACTCTGTTGCCAGTTTTTCTTGGTGGAAGAAATGTGATAGAAACTACCTTTGAAATACGTCCATCCTTGTTGAGCacagtgagaaacagaaagaacctCAATATCTCGTTCACAACAAGAATGAACAAAATAGTTCAGCTCTGCAACAAAAAGACATTGTTAAATCTAAAAATTGATTTTTTCATCATACTCACCAAATGTATTCAACATCCTCTCCAGGTCAGCTTTCTCCTTAGTCATGTTTTTCCAACTGGCCTCAGCATCTGAAGTACAATTTCcattgtctgttgtgttaaTCGATCTATGAtacagtgtttgtttcctctaCTTAATCTAATTGTCGTTGAATCTCATCCTCTCTGTGAATATTAGCGGAGAAcaatttctttctgtctttctttataTGTTACCATTAATTCAGTGATCTACACACTGGCAACACAATATTTTGACAGACACGTATTTAGAGAGCAGTCAGAGCAACTATTTCTCATAGTTATTCAGTCTGCCAGATAGCCATTTCCACTTTATGGTCTTTTATCTGTGAAGCTGGAGCATGATTGAAATGCTGATAGTCAATCATATTATTCACCGCTATGACACATTGATACAGACATGTTTAAATAGACACATTCGTCAATAGCACATAGAGCAAGTGATGGTTATAGCTCGTAATGAGTGAAACCATGGTGGTCACCACACCACACCCCAATTAATAAACAGGAACATTAATCAAAATGACTCACAGAGAGCATGACATGGACAAATGTTGAGAGCAGATTGTAGGATACACAGAAGAGCAAAGCTCACAACACCCAGTCTGTACAGAGCTGGGTGTTGTGAGCTATGTTACACAGAAAATTGTGTAACATAGCACATTAAGgacaaaaatgtccacattAAAACTGCAATTTTTGATCTactaaaactttatttttagtACCTTTCATTGCAGCCTATATTTTGCAAACTCTATCCCTTTCCTACTGTTCCAACTCTTCGTGCAACTTGAAGCTGCTCCTTCACAGAAAGTTAAGGGAGCAGTGCTGTTCAGCTCCCAGCTGTACCTAGGGCTGGGCGTATGGATCTAAATATCGATAGTATGGATACTAAGGTGCCTACTGGTATCGGATCGATACTAGCGTGATGAGATCGATACTTTTGTTGCAGTTTCTCGTCTATATGTCCAGCAAATTACTCAAATTTCCTCACAGAGTTCATACATGCGCAGCTTCTCTCcaagtctgtctgtgcagtgtgcacacagcacctctctctctctctctctctctctctctctctctctctctctctctcattacaATTTATTCAATGATCATGACATTTCAAGTAAAAAGTATCGGTATGGGAGATACTAGCCCTGTATTTACTTGGTATCGGATTGATACCAAAATTGCATTTTGTAGTTACCTTGAAGCTTTCTGCGAAGATCATTTCTATCTTTGGTCAGGGTTTCAAATCTTTCTTGCAGCTGGTCTGTTTCTTTAGTCAGGTTGATGCAACTGGTCTGAAACTGGTCTTTTGCTTTAATCAGGTTGTTGTAACTGGTCTGTAACTGGTCTCTTTCTTTAGTCAGGTTGTTGTAACTGGTCTGTAACAGGACCATCTCCGTTTCCCGCTCAGAGTTGCCCTTGGTATCTGTGTTtgacacataaacaaacaaatagagAAAGACTGTCAAcctgttttattcttttcttctATTCTTTTGGCTGTATCAGCGTGCTAACAAAGTACTCACATTGGGAAACCAGAGTTATGAGTCCCAACAGAAGGAGAAGACACAACAGACCCagacacagtgcagcagctctgcaggaattcttttttccatctttggCCCCTGAAAGTAATGTGCAATGTTTGTCACACAGGAAATGTTGAGAGTAGCCTGTAGGATACAGAAGAGTCCAATGCTTGCAATAACCAGCCTgtacagttttgtgttttgatcCTGTGGGTAgaacccacccacccacccacacacacacccacacacacccacacacacacacacacccacccacccacccgcccgcacgcacgcacgcacgcacgcacgcacgcacgcacgcacgcacgcacgcacgcacgcacgcacgcacgcacgcacacacacacacacacacacacacacacacacacacacacacacacacacacacacacacacacacacacacacacagagaaatgttgtgtttttatcacttgtggggacattacatagactcacattcatttcttggagccttaccctaaccctaaccataaccactatttgcctattcctaaccctgtacctaacctaaccttagctaacccgtaaccctattctcagtctgcaccctaaaatttaatgatttacattaaggggacctgaattttgtccccataaggcaggtgagtccccacaatgtgactgtgtaaacagatttttgtccccacaacgtgattTTTACTATTGCTAACATGTTTTTGTCTATACTACAGTCAGTTTTTCAAAGCTGTTCAGAAAGTGCTTGTTACTGACATGCAGCTCAGCACAAGAGGTTATTTAACATCCATAACACTTGATCGACATCTCAGAATCAACAATTGTACCAGAACACTGAAAGTATACTGACAATAGATAATTAGACAAAATATCTGTTGCCATTTTTGCATAGAGTAGTTCcaaatgcacaaaatgaaaccaaagtAATACCAGTAATGCAATACAAAACTCTACATATTCACTATGCATACTTGTAGGATAGCTACAGATAGAGAAATGAACAGTGCTACTCAATACTGTTATTGCATTTGGCCAAATTCCAGCTGATATCacatctgatatgtcctctctTCTAACACACCCGAGAAATCCTCTACACTTAGGTCCAGACATCCAGCATTCATTGTGATGGTGTGGCTGATGGTCATAAGCTTTCCATATCCATGAGGACAAGACTTCCTCTGCAGGGCTGAAGAATGGAGAGCAAGGAGGGGGGCAAAGAGACACCATCCTGTGATGGGCTGTAAAAGGCTGTGTGACTGAAAGACAATGGTGAAACACAACATTGTGCTCTGAAATTATAAAACCCTCTGGCTTCTGCCTCTCTTGCCTCCTGTCTTCAGCTGGTGCAAGTCTTTCATAGACCTCATCAAAGAATGACAATATGCACTCAGTGTTGTGTTTCCTAATTAggattttatgcattttaatttcttgtgtatttaatttcttttgatGTAACAGAATGTAGTCAACAGCCTAGTTAACATAAATATTGTGCTGTGTTCGGTTTGAATGTGAATTGTGAATAACCACAGACCACcgaaacacaggagaaaaactattacaaaataaaaccaaaatataaCTTGCATGACTTAAATGTTGCAATATCATAAACAAGATTCATGTTAACATTGTTGTTCATGTTCCGTTCCTttttaaaactgaattaaaattTGTTAAACTGTAGGATTTCTGTCTCACCAGGCACTGCAGCAGTAACTTCACCATCTTCATCAGAGCGATTCTGTAATGCATCATCCTTGGCTGAAGCATCATCAGGGCTTTCATTTGCCTTAGTGGTCTCATCTTCAACTTCATGGAAAACCATCTCCATATTTTAGCCAGTGGAGAGTGATGAAGATGCTGGTCACAGCGTCCTCTTTAAATGGAGCTGGTCTGTGATCTGATTGTTCTTTTATGCCTCTCTTtgctgatgcagcaacacggtCTCTTTCACACTCTTACTTTCAGCTTCCTCATTTTTCAGTAAGTTGTCTTTCTTCCTTAACTCATGCTGGAAAATCCTCAGCCTCCAGGGAGGCCAATTTTCCGCATCTTCATCACTCCTGTTGCTCATTAGTGATACATATTACATGATCATGGGAGTTTGCACGTGCATCGCAAAAAACAACCATATATGTCACATCATTACCTTACAATATAATACGTCCTCTGAAGTTAATGTTAAGTTAAATCTGCACAGTGTCAGCAACTTAATGAACAAGCACACACCTCTTTTAGAAACAGCATTCTGAGTCAGAATTATTTTTTCTCCCTTTGAAATTGTACCTCCCCTTGTAACAATTTTTAAGATGGTGTATTAGGGCCACTgctacaaaaaaacaaacaaacaaaaaaaatcgtGAGAATTAAGTCATAATAGTTCAAGAAATAAAATCAggaaaaaagccattaaaagaTAGGTTGAATCAAGAGTAAAATGTCATATGTTATTCTTATAGGTTGATTGGATTACATGTGTATTTTTTAGCCTTTCCTGACACTCCATAGGCTCCTCTACCCACCAACTATTTTGACTTGTGAAAAGGTTGACCTGCAGCCTGGCGTCTTTCCTCTGACCCATAGCTCTTTGTCACATCTGCTCTGCCTCCCCCTCACTTAGAGACACCTTTGCTATGTTTTATCCTCCAGGATAATCCCCATTAAAACACTTAAGGAAGCAGCTGTGAGCTGCACTTCATCAGAGGTGGCGAAGTTTACATTTGTATGGGCAATAAGCCACATTAAAGTGAGTTTTATGCCTGATCAGAAGTGTTTTCAAGCAGTTAGTTACAATTTTCCGAGAGGAGAGGCTTCAAGGATGAAGACTGTTTGGTTTGGCAAATGTGCATCTTGTAAGTGTAACTTGTGCACCTCCTGTTCCAAACACATCGGGTTATGGGCTCATACATCATGCAGCTGGTTTAATTTTTTCTGATTATACTGTAATATAAAGTGCTTATTGGTGAAACCTGTAACTTGGGTCATCAACGTCACTCACACATATCCCTAACCATTAATTCTATGACTTCTTGAATGAGTTTGTATGTAACCACACAGGATTgagaacaacacaaaaaataGCGACTGAGAGAATCCAGGGACCTGTGTCCATGGATTGCCTACCTTTTTTGTGAGATGTTGGTTAAGCTAATTTAGCAaacacctgctgcagtgtgcaTTGTTTCAGGCTGAAACTGGTGAGCTACAACTGTTAAATTTTACTGCTCCTGTAAGATATTAAAGGGTGTTACACAGTGGTGGTGTGCAGGGTATAGGCAGGTGTACTGTCACATCTAGTGACTTTCCAGTGGACCCTGATGCCAGAGACGCTCTTCCAGACCCTCAAGGCATGATTCATGTCGTAGGAGTAGGAGCTGTGTTATCCCAACGCTCAGCCGACAACCAGAGGCTCCACCTATGTGCCTACATCCAGGGACGTCGCAGGGGGGCCCTGTGCAAACTTgaaatgcgaggccctgctctttgacatggatgagCAATTGCACATGAgtaacagtcacacagacacagctatTCTAGTGCTACTGCATGCACAATCCTGCTTCAATACATCTTCAtcaagtagaataatacagcataatcatacacacaGTCTCAGTTATGACTTTgtgctatttatttcaaagggggaaaaatcaactgtgcaatGAGTGGttttacatcaagtcagctcagtcactttatttttggcatcttgacattttaaagaagcagGTTAGGatgcttttcattcataatatacattcattttcattacaactatGCACAAcacatttactgcactgtaactctaacaaatgAAACGGACTCACCATGCAGAAATTGTGtagaaactgatcatgtcatgtcactttccttgccttcttggctgcaaactcagcaataagatctttataatccagtttggatgcaatgtccttttcaactgatagcagAGCAAacccacacagtctgtcctgtgacatggaggtgcgcaaatagtttttaattagtttcaactttgaaaagctttgGTCGCCCGATCCCACcgttactggaaaagtcaataGGATCCTGAGCGCAATCTCACAGTTAGGGAAAGTTCCTTCAATCTCTTTGAGGTAACaaagtgttttaagtgctgtagttgttccctttTGGATTGGGATAATATACACGTTTGTCTGGTGTACgtgtttttgctcatatttaGCCCAGGCTACTTTATATGACTTGACTAGCTATTTGAGAAGTCTTTATGTTTGATATTAaaatcacatgcatgcatgtatgtcgTGCCTTAAATTTCCCCCGGAGATGAATAAAGTATAATCTATTTAGCAGTGTAGCCCATTATTGTTTGCCATTAATTGTCTGATCTGTGATGAAATCACGTGTTATTTAATTTTGGGACAATTGCTGTAGGCCTACTACCTATATcggaataaaaagaaaaaatgtaaaaaattgtGGCCCACACTACTTTGCAAAAGTCCACCCTGTTGAAAAATCCTGGCTATGCCACTGCACCAACCTCTCCATCAAATGTGCAGACGACACTACTGTGGTGGGGCTCATCAATAACAACGATGAGTCAAACTACAGGGATGAGGTGAGCCAACTGGCCGCATGGTGCAGAGACAACAATCTctggtgctgctgtggagagagtgAGTATCACCACGTTCCTGGGCATGCAACtcactgaggacctctcctggagTAGCACACCTCCTCACTGGCCAGGAAAGCTCAGCAGCCCCTCTACTTCCTCCGCAGACTGAAAAGAGCCAGGGCACCAGTCCCTATCATGCACACCTTCTACAGTGGAACCACCGAGAGCATTGTGACCAGCTGCATCACTCTGTGGTACAGCGGCTGCACTGTACCCTACCGGAAGACCTTGCAGTGCATAGtaagagcagctgagaggatcaacggtgcccccctcccctccctccaggACATTTACAGCACACGCCTGGCCCGCAAAGCACTCAGCATTGTGGGTGACTCCACCCATCCCACCCACTGCCTTTTCAGCCTCCTGCCCTCCCGGAGGAGAATGAGGTACCTACGAGCCAGAACCAGCAGGCTGAGAGACAGCTTCATTCGCCAGGCCATCACAATGCTGAACTCCGTCCcagctctcctccaccttccttccctcccctctgccCCCACAAATTCTGGACACTGACACCAAATCTTTTTTAACATGTataaatttttaattttatattttctattatattttctgttttatatttcatgtttattgctgtttgcaccagGGATTTAAGGGAAATTATATTTCAATTCTGTGCATGTCCTGTACatacagcagcactgacaataaagttgacttgattTAACTTACATCGGTGCtagccagcagctcagctaacAATGGCTCAGTTCTCACTCCCGCTCATGGATCTGTTGTAATGTTAATTTCATAATGACCGTTACTCCCTGAAATCAAGCAGCAGACGTTAAGTGACAATGTGCAATTATTACTGGCACATTTTTGGATGAACTAAATATGCAAAAGTAGTTTTACATGTCAGTGTTAATAACACAGTTATAACACATTTATCCTTTGCTGGACgggtggcttttttttttttttttaaattgggcATAAGAGTATACCCACTTCTTCAGGCACCATTACGCCACTGGTGTTATAGCTAAAGCTAAAAGACAGTGATTGCACTatttacactgaacaaaaatggAATGTACAATGGAGAGTACAAGACACTGCTGGAAAGTTTAAAAACAATTCATACAATTGTTGCGATTATGTTAAAGTAGCATAATGAGAATTTTTACAATGTGATATTTCACCATGACCATTGACAACTAAAACTGTAATAACCTTGTTGCTATACAAGCTAGGTTTTTGAGCTCTCCTGAAGTGCCTCGGACCTTTGATTCTGGATTCTCTTGATGAAGGAGACGCCAAGCCAACCTCACTATCTCTCATtcctgaggaggaaaacaggtCCTCCTTCACCCTCTCATTTTGATGATACCAGTGTGGTAGTAATGTGGCACAAGCCCCACAGACCCTACATTGAACCTGACCTAGAGCAGTTACTGATCTGAGAAACAAGAATAGAAACGAAACTGACCAAATTGACTCCAATCTTAACATACTGGCTAAAATAACTACTGTGGAAACTTAAATATGTCAAAGGAGGAACCAAAACTTATGTTAAATGAACACTTCCCTTAAGAGGAACCATGGACATCTAAGAGAGATTATGAGGAAGTTGAAAGGTTTGAAGTTTCACAATTTTTCACAGTATGTTAAAAATACTGGAATAAT
Coding sequences within it:
- the LOC139349044 gene encoding CD209 antigen-like; translation: MDQLLNIYANVERPPGTASTRKREMQSSENIYENVLIHTLEPNRTGPALSGVNDVRKSSCRATAVCLGLLCLLLLTGLIILVFIYTKSKSEWEMETALLNNSYNNLMKKRDQLETSYNDLISEKHRLENSLTNQKEQLQTRYNQLALEKHQLQERLDTSYNNLTKERDQLQTSYNNLIKAKDQFQTSCINLTKETDQLQERFETLTKDRNDLRRKLQDAEASWKNMTKEKADLERMLNTFGWTYFKGSFYHISSTKKNWQQSRDDCLQKGADLIIINSKEEENFAKHFKKCLWIGLTDTETEGKWKWVDGTPLTESYWGYREPNGGRSENCGDIQFFSAENSWNDEACSYSCFWICEKKLPP